One Massilia sp. 9096 genomic window carries:
- a CDS encoding SGNH/GDSL hydrolase family protein, with translation MKLSLPALLDAGRRFTAGPRRSTTPSRPASPRQARRGFFLAGLTLATAMALHPPVVRAQAAQDWSTERWVGTWGAGPGGPPLPANTHVFTNQTVRLIVHTSVGGNRVRIRLSNEFGSTALTIGGAHVALRATGVGNGANIQAGTDRPLTFSGRTSITVPPGAPVLSDPVDLEVAPLSDLAISLYLPGAVGATTIHGTASQTNYVSLAGDFTGAATFPLDRTILSWPFLTEVDVSGGQAGGSTAIVTLGDSITDGTRSTPDTNNRWPDWLARRLQITLDPVGGINSRIGVVNRGISGNRLLTNPPEGSLAGRSALERFDRDVLATAGVRYMTVLVGINDIGNSSATAPLTLDDLIAGYRQLIARAHAKGIAVYGATLTPFEGAGYYSADKEVIRQGVNNWIRSGDEFDGVIDFDRVTRDPSHPTRFLPAYDSGDHLHPNDLGYQAMGNAVPLELFRSLGPVYLKSTAQVRAEAQTGK, from the coding sequence ATGAAGTTGAGCCTTCCTGCCCTGCTGGACGCCGGGCGCCGTTTCACTGCCGGACCGCGCAGGTCCACGACGCCGTCCCGTCCGGCCAGCCCGCGCCAGGCACGCCGCGGCTTCTTCCTGGCCGGCCTGACGCTGGCCACGGCGATGGCCTTGCACCCGCCGGTCGTTCGCGCACAAGCGGCGCAAGACTGGAGCACCGAGCGCTGGGTCGGCACCTGGGGTGCGGGTCCCGGCGGCCCGCCGCTGCCGGCCAACACCCATGTCTTCACCAACCAGACGGTGCGCCTGATCGTGCACACCAGCGTCGGCGGCAACCGCGTGCGCATCCGCCTGTCGAACGAGTTCGGTTCGACCGCGCTGACGATCGGTGGCGCCCACGTCGCGCTGCGCGCCACAGGGGTCGGCAACGGCGCCAACATCCAGGCCGGCACCGACCGTCCGCTGACTTTCAGCGGGCGCACCTCGATCACGGTGCCGCCCGGCGCGCCGGTGCTGTCCGATCCGGTCGACCTGGAGGTGGCGCCGCTGTCCGACCTGGCGATCAGCCTGTACCTGCCGGGCGCGGTCGGCGCGACCACCATCCACGGCACCGCCAGCCAGACCAACTACGTCTCGCTGGCCGGCGACTTCACCGGGGCGGCGACCTTCCCGCTTGACCGCACCATCCTGTCGTGGCCGTTCCTGACCGAAGTCGACGTCAGCGGCGGCCAGGCCGGCGGCAGCACGGCCATCGTCACGCTGGGCGACTCGATCACCGACGGCACCCGCAGCACGCCCGACACCAACAACCGCTGGCCCGACTGGCTGGCGCGGCGCCTGCAGATCACGCTCGATCCGGTCGGCGGCATCAACAGCCGCATCGGCGTGGTCAACCGCGGCATCAGCGGCAACCGCCTGCTGACCAATCCGCCGGAAGGCTCGCTGGCCGGACGCAGCGCGCTCGAGCGCTTCGATCGCGACGTGCTGGCCACCGCCGGGGTGCGATACATGACGGTACTGGTGGGCATCAACGACATCGGCAACAGCTCGGCCACCGCCCCGCTCACGCTGGATGACCTGATCGCCGGCTACCGCCAGCTGATCGCGCGCGCGCACGCGAAAGGCATCGCGGTCTACGGCGCCACGCTGACGCCGTTCGAGGGCGCCGGCTATTACTCGGCCGATAAAGAGGTGATCCGCCAGGGCGTCAACAACTGGATCCGTTCCGGCGACGAGTTCGACGGCGTGATCGACTTCGACCGCGTCACGCGCGATCCGAGCCATCCGACCCGCTTCCTGCCGGCCTACGACAGCGGCGACCACCTGCACCCCAACGACCTGGGCTACCAGGCCATGGGCAATGCGGTGCCGCTGGAGCTGTTCCGCTCGCTCGGTCCGGTGTACCTGAAGTCGACGGCCCAGGTGCGCGCCGAGGCGCAGACCGGCAAGTGA
- a CDS encoding NADH-quinone oxidoreductase subunit D: protein MAELKNYTLNFGPQHPAAHGVLRLVLELDGEVIQRADPHIGLLHRGTEKLAETRTYLQSVPYMDRLDYVSMMCNEHGYVLAIERLLGIEVPIRAQYIRTMFDEITRILNHLMWLGAHALDIGAMGPFLYAFRDREDLFDVYEAVSGARMHAAYYRPGGVYRDLPDVMPKHKPSLVRSQRAVDELNEIRQGSVLDFIDGFTQRFDGYVDEYETLLTDNRIWKQRTVGIGVVSPEDALGMGFTGPMLRGSGIAWDLRKKQPYAAYDKVEFDIPVGTNGDSYDRYLVRVQELREANRIIKQCITWLRANPGPVMTSNHKVAPPSRLDMKTNMESLIHHFKLFTEGFPVPKGEAYAAIEHPKGEFGVYIVSDGANKPYRLKLRTPDYVHLQSLDEMARGHMIADAVTIIGTQDIVFGSIDR, encoded by the coding sequence ATGGCTGAGCTTAAGAATTACACCCTGAACTTTGGTCCGCAGCACCCGGCAGCGCACGGCGTGCTGCGCCTGGTGCTGGAGCTGGATGGCGAGGTCATCCAGCGCGCCGACCCGCACATCGGCCTGCTGCACCGCGGTACCGAAAAGCTGGCGGAAACCCGCACCTACCTGCAGTCGGTGCCGTACATGGACCGCCTCGACTACGTCTCGATGATGTGCAACGAGCACGGTTACGTGCTGGCCATCGAGCGCCTGCTCGGGATCGAAGTGCCGATCCGCGCGCAGTACATCCGCACCATGTTCGACGAGATCACGCGCATCCTGAACCACCTGATGTGGCTGGGTGCGCACGCGCTGGACATCGGCGCCATGGGCCCGTTCCTGTACGCTTTCCGCGACCGCGAAGACCTGTTCGACGTGTACGAAGCGGTGTCGGGCGCGCGCATGCACGCGGCCTACTACCGCCCGGGCGGCGTGTACCGCGATCTGCCGGACGTCATGCCGAAGCACAAGCCCTCGCTGGTGCGCAGCCAGCGCGCCGTGGACGAGCTCAACGAAATCCGCCAGGGTTCGGTGCTCGACTTCATCGACGGCTTCACCCAGCGCTTCGACGGCTACGTCGACGAATACGAGACCCTGCTGACCGACAACCGCATCTGGAAGCAGCGTACCGTCGGCATCGGCGTGGTGTCGCCGGAAGACGCGCTGGGCATGGGCTTCACCGGCCCGATGCTGCGCGGCTCGGGCATCGCCTGGGACCTGCGCAAGAAGCAGCCGTACGCGGCCTATGACAAGGTCGAGTTCGACATCCCGGTCGGTACCAACGGCGACTCCTACGACCGCTACCTGGTGCGCGTGCAGGAACTGCGCGAAGCGAACCGCATCATCAAGCAGTGCATTACCTGGCTGCGCGCGAATCCGGGTCCGGTCATGACCAGCAACCACAAGGTCGCTCCGCCGTCGCGCCTGGACATGAAGACCAACATGGAATCGCTGATCCACCACTTCAAGCTGTTCACCGAAGGCTTCCCGGTGCCGAAGGGCGAGGCGTATGCCGCCATCGAGCATCCGAAGGGCGAATTCGGCGTGTACATCGTGTCGGACGGCGCCAACAAGCCGTACCGCCTGAAGCTGCGCACCCCGGACTACGTGCACCTGCAGAGCCTGGACGAGATGGCGCGCGGCCACATGATCGCCGACGCCGTCACGATCATTGGTACCCAGGACATCGTGTTCGGCTCGATCGACCGCTGA
- the nuoG gene encoding NADH-quinone oxidoreductase subunit NuoG has translation MVEIELDGKKVEVPPGSMVMDAANKLGTYIPHFCYHKKLSIAANCRMCLVEVEKAPKPLPACATPVSPGMIVRSHSDKAVQAQKSVMEFLLINHPLDCPICDQGGECQLQDLAVGYGKGESRYKEEKRVVTPKEAGPLISMEEMARCIQCTRCVRFGQEVAGVMEFGMVGRGEHSEITTFVGKTVDSEVSGNMIDLCPVGALTSKPFRFSARPWELQRRRSVSPHDSLGSNLIVQVKGGKVMRVLPLENEHINECWLSDKDRFSYESLDNASRLINPMIKQGGQWQETDWQTALEYVAHGLRNIRHEHGADSIAAVGTAHSTVEELYLLQKAMKGFGVNNVDFRLRQTDFALDGQVVPHLGLPIADLSTLKRVLVVGSFLRKDHPLAALRIRAAVKSGAKLSIVHGSHDDNLIPTANRLIAAPSDWLAALSEIAVAVAAAKGIAAPAGFENIQAGDVAKSIAATLAVENGAESLGAVLLGNAVANHPQASKLHAVAQWIAEQTGMKFGYFVEAANTVGGYLVGATSANAANLFAQPKKAYVLLNAEPELDAANPSQAIRALQGAEMVVAMSAFKHGMDYADVLLPISPFSETAGTFVNCEGRAQSFNGTVKPLGETRPAWKVLRVLGNLLGLQGFDYETAESIRDEALGKGVTDHSAKLNNVANLTVSAASYGNGSQVERLADVPIYFTDALARRSEPLQRTADAQAPLATLPATLAEQLGVKEGDLVTVSQGQGAVNLVAAIDTRLPANVVRVAAGHELTSVLGDMFGSINVSKATIQAAEAA, from the coding sequence ATGGTAGAAATCGAATTAGACGGCAAGAAAGTCGAAGTCCCACCAGGTTCGATGGTGATGGACGCCGCAAACAAACTGGGAACCTACATCCCGCACTTCTGCTATCACAAGAAATTGTCGATCGCTGCGAACTGCCGCATGTGCCTGGTCGAAGTCGAAAAGGCGCCGAAGCCTTTGCCGGCCTGCGCCACGCCGGTTTCGCCGGGCATGATCGTGCGCTCGCACAGCGACAAGGCGGTGCAGGCGCAGAAGTCCGTGATGGAATTCCTGCTGATTAACCATCCGCTGGATTGCCCGATCTGCGACCAGGGCGGCGAATGCCAGCTGCAGGATCTGGCGGTCGGCTACGGCAAGGGCGAATCGCGCTACAAGGAAGAAAAGCGCGTCGTCACGCCGAAGGAAGCCGGTCCGCTGATCTCGATGGAAGAGATGGCGCGCTGCATCCAGTGCACCCGTTGCGTCCGCTTTGGCCAGGAAGTGGCCGGCGTGATGGAATTCGGCATGGTCGGCCGCGGCGAGCACTCGGAAATCACGACGTTCGTCGGCAAGACCGTCGACTCGGAAGTGTCGGGCAACATGATCGACCTGTGCCCGGTGGGAGCGTTAACGTCGAAACCGTTCCGCTTCTCGGCGCGTCCGTGGGAACTGCAGCGCCGCCGCTCGGTGTCGCCGCACGATTCGCTCGGCTCGAACCTGATCGTGCAAGTCAAGGGCGGCAAGGTCATGCGCGTGCTGCCGCTGGAAAACGAACACATCAACGAGTGCTGGCTGTCGGACAAGGACCGCTTCTCGTATGAGTCGCTGGACAACGCGTCGCGCCTGATCAACCCGATGATCAAGCAGGGCGGCCAGTGGCAGGAAACCGATTGGCAGACCGCCCTCGAGTACGTCGCCCACGGCCTGCGCAACATCCGCCACGAGCACGGCGCGGACAGCATCGCCGCCGTCGGCACCGCCCACTCGACCGTGGAAGAGCTGTACCTGCTGCAAAAGGCGATGAAGGGCTTTGGCGTCAACAACGTCGACTTCCGCCTGCGCCAGACCGACTTCGCCCTCGACGGCCAGGTCGTACCGCACCTGGGCCTGCCGATCGCCGACCTGTCGACCCTCAAGCGCGTGCTGGTGGTCGGCTCGTTCCTGCGCAAGGACCACCCGCTGGCCGCGCTGCGCATCCGCGCCGCCGTCAAGTCGGGCGCCAAGCTGTCGATCGTCCACGGTTCGCATGACGACAACCTGATCCCGACCGCCAACCGCCTGATCGCCGCTCCGAGCGACTGGCTGGCTGCGCTGTCGGAAATCGCCGTCGCCGTCGCCGCCGCCAAAGGCATCGCCGCCCCGGCCGGTTTCGAAAACATCCAAGCGGGCGACGTCGCCAAGTCGATCGCCGCGACCCTAGCGGTCGAGAACGGCGCCGAGTCGCTCGGCGCCGTCCTGCTGGGCAACGCCGTCGCCAACCACCCGCAAGCCTCGAAGCTGCACGCCGTGGCGCAGTGGATCGCCGAGCAGACCGGCATGAAGTTCGGCTATTTCGTCGAAGCGGCCAACACGGTCGGCGGCTACCTGGTGGGCGCGACGTCCGCCAACGCCGCCAACCTGTTCGCGCAGCCGAAGAAAGCCTACGTGCTGCTCAACGCCGAGCCGGAACTGGACGCCGCCAACCCGTCGCAAGCCATTCGCGCGCTGCAAGGCGCCGAGATGGTCGTCGCGATGTCGGCCTTCAAGCACGGCATGGACTACGCCGACGTGCTGCTGCCGATCTCGCCGTTCTCGGAGACCGCCGGTACGTTCGTGAACTGCGAAGGCCGCGCACAGAGCTTCAACGGCACCGTCAAGCCGCTGGGCGAGACCCGTCCGGCCTGGAAAGTGCTGCGCGTGCTGGGCAACCTGCTGGGCCTGCAAGGTTTCGACTACGAGACCGCCGAGTCGATCCGTGACGAAGCGCTGGGCAAGGGCGTGACCGACCATTCGGCCAAGCTGAACAACGTCGCCAACCTGACCGTTTCGGCAGCGTCTTATGGCAATGGCAGCCAGGTCGAGCGCCTGGCCGACGTGCCGATCTACTTCACCGACGCGCTGGCGCGCCGTTCGGAGCCGCTGCAGCGCACCGCCGACGCGCAAGCGCCGCTGGCGACCCTGCCGGCAACGCTGGCCGAGCAGCTGGGCGTCAAGGAAGGCGACCTGGTCACCGTGTCGCAAGGGCAGGGCGCCGTCAACCTGGTCGCCGCGATCGACACCCGCCTGCCGGCGAACGTCGTGCGCGTGGCCGCCGGTCATGAACTGACCTCGGTCCTGGGCGACATGTTCGGCTCGATCAACGTAAGCAAAGCAACCATCCAAGCAGCGGAGGCCGCGTAA
- a CDS encoding NAD(P)H-quinone oxidoreductase, translating to MRAIEITQPGKPEVLQPCERPMPVLKDGEILIHVLAAGVNRPDVFQRLGQYPVPPGASDLPGLEVAGEIVDGDLGDSGFKKGDLVCALVQGGGYAEYCAAPLEQCLPVPKGLSAVEAASLPETFFTVWGNVFQRAALGEGESLLVQGGSSGIGVTAIQIAHALGHRVFATAGTPDKCRACEDLGAERAINYKSEDFVAVVKELTGGNGVNVVLDMVGGDYVAREIDCLADDGRIAIIALLGGAKAQIDLGQVLRRRLSISGSTLRPRPVAFKARIARELREQVWPLIEAGKIKPVIHKVFPLDQAAAAHTLMESSEHVGKIVLAVADA from the coding sequence ATGCGCGCTATCGAAATCACGCAGCCCGGCAAACCCGAGGTGCTGCAACCCTGCGAACGTCCCATGCCGGTCCTGAAAGACGGCGAAATCCTGATCCACGTCCTCGCGGCCGGGGTCAACCGGCCCGACGTGTTCCAGCGTCTCGGCCAGTACCCTGTGCCGCCGGGCGCGTCCGACCTGCCCGGCCTGGAAGTGGCCGGCGAAATCGTCGACGGCGACCTCGGCGACAGCGGTTTCAAGAAAGGCGACCTGGTCTGCGCCCTGGTGCAGGGCGGCGGCTACGCCGAGTACTGCGCGGCGCCGCTCGAACAATGCCTGCCGGTGCCGAAAGGCCTGAGCGCGGTCGAGGCGGCGTCGCTGCCGGAAACGTTCTTCACGGTGTGGGGCAACGTGTTCCAGCGCGCGGCGCTAGGCGAAGGCGAAAGCCTGCTGGTGCAGGGCGGCAGCTCGGGCATCGGCGTGACGGCGATCCAGATCGCCCACGCCCTGGGCCATCGCGTGTTCGCCACCGCCGGCACGCCGGACAAGTGCCGCGCCTGCGAAGACCTGGGCGCCGAGCGCGCGATCAATTACAAGAGCGAGGACTTCGTTGCGGTCGTCAAGGAACTCACCGGCGGGAACGGTGTCAATGTAGTGCTCGACATGGTCGGCGGCGACTACGTGGCGCGCGAGATCGACTGCCTGGCCGACGACGGCCGCATTGCCATCATCGCGCTGCTGGGCGGGGCCAAGGCCCAGATCGACCTCGGCCAGGTACTGCGCCGGCGCCTTTCGATCAGCGGTTCGACGCTGCGCCCGCGCCCGGTGGCGTTCAAGGCGCGCATCGCACGCGAGCTGCGCGAGCAGGTGTGGCCGCTGATCGAGGCCGGCAAGATCAAGCCGGTGATCCACAAGGTGTTCCCGCTGGATCAGGCGGCCGCTGCGCACACGCTGATGGAAAGCAGCGAGCACGTCGGCAAGATCGTGCTTGCCGTGGCCGACGCATGA
- the nuoF gene encoding NADH-quinone oxidoreductase subunit NuoF translates to MTSLHDRHIKPLILKDLNGENWHLADYVKRGGYSALRKILEEGIAPEAVIADLKTSGLRGRGGAGFPTGLKWSFMPRQYPGQKYLVCNTDEGEPGTFKDRDIIRYNPHALIEGMAIGAYAMGITVGYNYIHGEIFQDYLRFEEALEEARAAGFLGDNILGTAFSFQLHAHHGYGAYICGEETALLESLEGKKGQPRFKPPFPASFGLYGKPTTINNTETFAAVPFILNLGAAEYMALGKPNNGGTKIFSISGDVERPGNYEVPLGTPFATLMELAGGMRGGKKIKAVIPGGSSAPVIRGDVMMNTDLDYDSIAKAGSMLGSGAVIVMDETRCMVKSLLRLSYFYYEESCGQCTPCREGTGWMYRMVHRIENGHGRPEDMDMLNSVADNIQGRTICALGDAAAMPVRAMIKNFREEFEYHIEHKHCLVPTYL, encoded by the coding sequence ATGACCAGTCTGCACGACCGTCACATCAAGCCGCTGATCCTGAAGGACCTGAACGGCGAAAACTGGCACCTGGCCGACTACGTCAAGCGCGGCGGCTACTCGGCCCTGCGCAAGATCCTGGAAGAGGGCATCGCGCCGGAAGCCGTCATCGCCGACCTGAAAACGTCGGGCCTGCGCGGCCGCGGCGGCGCCGGTTTTCCGACCGGCCTGAAGTGGAGCTTCATGCCGCGCCAGTACCCGGGCCAGAAATACCTCGTCTGCAACACCGACGAAGGCGAGCCGGGCACGTTCAAGGACCGCGACATCATCCGCTACAACCCGCACGCGCTGATCGAAGGCATGGCCATCGGCGCCTACGCGATGGGCATCACCGTGGGCTACAACTACATCCACGGCGAGATCTTCCAGGACTACCTGCGCTTCGAAGAGGCGCTGGAAGAGGCGCGCGCCGCCGGCTTCCTGGGCGATAACATCCTGGGTACGGCATTCTCGTTCCAGCTGCACGCGCACCACGGCTACGGCGCCTACATCTGCGGCGAAGAAACCGCGCTGCTGGAGTCGCTCGAAGGCAAGAAGGGCCAGCCGCGCTTCAAGCCGCCGTTCCCGGCCTCGTTCGGCCTGTACGGCAAGCCGACCACGATCAACAACACCGAGACCTTCGCCGCCGTCCCGTTCATCCTGAACCTGGGCGCGGCCGAGTACATGGCCCTCGGCAAGCCGAACAACGGCGGCACCAAGATCTTCTCGATCTCGGGCGACGTCGAGCGTCCGGGCAACTACGAAGTTCCGCTCGGCACCCCGTTCGCCACCCTGATGGAGCTGGCCGGCGGTATGCGCGGCGGCAAGAAGATCAAGGCGGTGATCCCGGGCGGCTCGTCCGCGCCGGTGATCCGCGGCGACGTCATGATGAACACCGACCTGGACTACGACTCGATCGCGAAAGCCGGTTCGATGCTCGGTTCGGGCGCCGTGATCGTCATGGACGAGACTCGCTGCATGGTCAAGTCGCTGCTGCGCCTGTCCTACTTCTACTACGAGGAATCGTGCGGCCAGTGCACGCCGTGCCGTGAAGGCACCGGCTGGATGTACCGCATGGTGCACCGTATCGAGAACGGCCACGGCCGTCCGGAAGACATGGACATGCTGAACTCGGTCGCCGACAACATCCAGGGCCGCACCATCTGCGCGCTGGGCGATGCCGCCGCGATGCCGGTTCGCGCGATGATCAAGAACTTCCGCGAAGAATTTGAATATCACATCGAGCACAAGCACTGCTTGGTGCCGACTTACCTCTAA
- a CDS encoding NADH-quinone oxidoreductase subunit B family protein: MSIEGVLNEGFVTTTADKLVNWARTGSMWPMTFGLACCAVEMMHAGAARYDLDRFGVVFRPSPRQSDVMIVAGTLCNKMAPALRKVYDQMAEPRWVISMGSCANGGGYYHYSYSVVRGCDRIVPVDVYVPGCPPTAEALLYGIIQLQNKIKRTYTIAR, translated from the coding sequence ATGTCTATTGAAGGCGTTTTAAACGAAGGTTTTGTAACCACCACAGCCGACAAGCTGGTCAACTGGGCGCGTACCGGCTCGATGTGGCCGATGACGTTCGGCCTGGCCTGCTGCGCCGTCGAGATGATGCACGCGGGCGCCGCACGCTACGACCTCGACCGCTTCGGCGTGGTGTTCCGCCCGTCGCCGCGCCAGTCCGACGTGATGATCGTGGCCGGCACCCTGTGCAACAAGATGGCGCCGGCGCTGCGCAAGGTCTACGACCAGATGGCCGAGCCGCGCTGGGTGATCTCGATGGGTTCCTGCGCCAACGGCGGCGGCTACTATCACTACTCCTACTCGGTCGTGCGCGGCTGCGACCGCATCGTGCCGGTCGACGTCTACGTCCCGGGCTGCCCGCCGACCGCCGAGGCTCTGCTCTACGGCATCATCCAGCTGCAGAACAAGATCAAGCGCACCTACACTATCGCGCGTTAA
- the secG gene encoding preprotein translocase subunit SecG encodes MNMLFNLIVVVQVVSALAIIGLVLVQHGKGADMGAAFGSGASGSLFGASGSSNFLSKSTAVAAAVFFASTLGLAYFGTSRPHASVGGGVMDRVTVPAAKGPALPSSGAGSAVPTAPVQSAPVAPVPQDVPAAPAAAPAAPAAPAK; translated from the coding sequence ATGAACATGCTGTTCAATCTGATCGTCGTCGTACAGGTGGTGTCCGCACTGGCCATCATCGGCCTGGTGCTGGTGCAGCACGGCAAGGGTGCCGACATGGGCGCCGCCTTCGGTTCCGGCGCGTCCGGCAGCCTGTTCGGCGCCAGCGGCTCCTCGAACTTCCTGTCGAAGTCGACGGCGGTCGCCGCCGCCGTGTTCTTTGCCTCGACCCTGGGCCTGGCCTATTTCGGCACCAGCCGTCCGCACGCCAGCGTCGGCGGCGGCGTGATGGATCGCGTTACTGTTCCTGCGGCCAAGGGTCCGGCGCTGCCGTCGAGCGGCGCCGGCAGCGCGGTGCCGACCGCGCCGGTGCAATCGGCGCCGGTCGCACCGGTGCCGCAAGACGTGCCGGCCGCGCCGGCGGCAGCCCCGGCCGCTCCGGCCGCGCCTGCGAAGTGA
- a CDS encoding NADH-quinone oxidoreductase subunit A has product MNLENYFPVLLFLLIGTIVGVSSQVLGRVVGPHRPDPAKLSPYECGFEAFEDARMKFDVRYYLVAILFILFDLETAFFFPWGVSMRELGFGAFLTMMVFIAEFIVGFWYIWKKGALDWE; this is encoded by the coding sequence GTGAACCTCGAGAATTACTTCCCCGTCCTACTTTTCCTGCTGATCGGCACCATCGTCGGTGTCTCTTCGCAGGTCCTCGGCCGCGTCGTCGGTCCGCACCGCCCCGACCCTGCCAAGCTCTCACCGTATGAATGCGGCTTCGAAGCCTTCGAAGATGCGCGCATGAAGTTCGACGTCCGGTATTACCTGGTCGCGATCCTGTTTATTTTGTTTGATCTGGAAACGGCATTCTTCTTCCCCTGGGGCGTCTCCATGCGCGAACTGGGCTTTGGTGCGTTCCTGACGATGATGGTGTTCATTGCCGAATTCATCGTTGGTTTCTGGTACATCTGGAAGAAAGGTGCCCTTGATTGGGAATGA
- the nuoE gene encoding NADH-quinone oxidoreductase subunit NuoE yields MLSEQCLKKIDRELAKYPADQRQSAVMAALAHAQVEKGWLSPETMQEVADYIGMPAIAVQEVATFYNMYNIKPVGKHKITVCTNLPCALSGGERAGQRIKDALGIDYRGTTEDGQFTLVEGECMGACGDAPVMLVNNHRMCSFMSDEKIDALLEELNK; encoded by the coding sequence ATGTTATCTGAGCAGTGCTTAAAAAAAATCGACCGCGAACTGGCCAAGTACCCGGCCGACCAGCGCCAATCGGCCGTGATGGCCGCGCTGGCCCACGCGCAAGTCGAAAAGGGATGGCTGTCGCCTGAGACGATGCAGGAAGTCGCCGACTACATCGGCATGCCCGCGATCGCCGTGCAGGAAGTGGCCACCTTCTACAACATGTACAACATCAAGCCGGTCGGCAAGCACAAGATCACCGTGTGCACCAACCTGCCGTGCGCCCTGTCGGGCGGCGAGCGCGCCGGCCAGCGCATCAAGGATGCATTGGGCATCGATTACCGCGGCACCACCGAAGACGGCCAGTTCACGCTGGTCGAAGGCGAATGCATGGGTGCTTGCGGCGACGCGCCGGTCATGCTGGTGAACAATCACCGCATGTGCTCGTTCATGAGCGACGAGAAGATCGACGCCCTGCTGGAGGAACTCAACAAATGA
- a CDS encoding NADH-quinone oxidoreductase subunit C: protein MTTKIEALELALKNVLGEGAAITSALGEVTVVVKAADYLASMQSLRDDPSLRFEEMIDLCGVDYASYGEGEWDGLRFAVVTHLLSVTHNWRVRVRVFCPDDEMPLVQSITGIWRSANWFEREAFDLFGILFEGHGDLRRILTDYGFIGHPFRKDFPISGYVEMRYDPEQKRVIYQPVTIEPRENIPRVIREETYGMK from the coding sequence ATGACGACTAAGATCGAAGCCCTTGAACTCGCCCTGAAGAACGTGCTGGGCGAGGGCGCCGCCATTACCTCGGCGCTGGGCGAAGTCACGGTAGTGGTGAAGGCGGCCGATTACCTGGCCTCCATGCAGAGTCTGCGCGACGACCCCAGCCTGCGTTTCGAAGAGATGATCGACCTGTGCGGCGTGGACTACGCGTCGTATGGCGAAGGCGAATGGGACGGCTTGCGTTTCGCCGTCGTGACGCACCTGCTGTCGGTGACGCACAACTGGCGCGTGCGCGTGCGCGTGTTCTGCCCGGACGACGAAATGCCATTGGTGCAATCGATTACAGGCATCTGGCGCAGCGCCAACTGGTTCGAGCGCGAGGCGTTCGACCTGTTCGGCATCCTGTTCGAAGGCCACGGCGACCTGCGCCGCATCCTCACCGACTACGGCTTCATCGGCCATCCGTTCCGCAAGGACTTCCCGATTTCGGGCTATGTCGAGATGCGCTACGACCCCGAGCAGAAGCGCGTGATCTACCAACCGGTGACGATCGAACCGCGCGAGAACATTCCGCGCGTGATCCGCGAAGAAACCTACGGGATGAAATAA
- the tpiA gene encoding triose-phosphate isomerase produces MRAKLIIGNWKMNGSRAANAELLNGIVAGLDGAEAACAVCVPAPYLQQCQDALSGTAVAWGAQDVSMHECGPYTGEVCAAMLAEFACRYVIVGHSERRAYHRETSELVAKKALAVLAEGMTPIVCVGETLAQRDAGETMQVVGEMLGAVLEKLDPAALEKLVVAYEPVWAIGTGKNATPETAQEVHAHLRAQIRVRNAQAAQVVPILYGGSMKPDNAGALLAQPDIDGGLIGGAALKAGDFLGIIKAA; encoded by the coding sequence ATGCGTGCCAAACTCATCATAGGCAATTGGAAGATGAATGGCAGCCGAGCGGCCAATGCGGAATTGTTGAATGGGATCGTTGCCGGACTCGACGGCGCCGAGGCGGCTTGCGCGGTGTGCGTGCCGGCGCCGTACCTGCAGCAATGCCAGGATGCGCTGAGCGGCACCGCGGTCGCGTGGGGCGCACAGGATGTCTCGATGCACGAATGCGGTCCCTACACCGGTGAGGTATGCGCGGCCATGCTGGCCGAGTTCGCCTGCCGTTACGTGATCGTCGGCCATTCCGAGCGCCGCGCCTACCACCGCGAAACCAGCGAGCTGGTGGCGAAGAAGGCGCTGGCGGTACTGGCCGAGGGCATGACCCCGATCGTCTGCGTTGGCGAAACGCTGGCCCAGCGCGACGCGGGCGAGACCATGCAGGTGGTCGGCGAGATGCTCGGCGCGGTCCTGGAAAAGCTCGATCCGGCGGCGCTCGAAAAGCTGGTCGTGGCCTACGAGCCCGTCTGGGCGATCGGCACCGGCAAGAACGCGACGCCGGAGACGGCGCAGGAAGTCCACGCGCACCTGCGCGCGCAGATCCGCGTGCGCAACGCCCAGGCGGCGCAAGTCGTGCCGATCCTGTACGGCGGCAGCATGAAACCGGATAATGCCGGGGCGCTGCTGGCGCAGCCGGACATCGACGGCGGCCTGATCGGCGGGGCGGCATTGAAAGCCGGGGACTTCCTCGGGATCATCAAAGCGGCTTGA